Proteins co-encoded in one Ictalurus punctatus breed USDA103 chromosome 18, Coco_2.0, whole genome shotgun sequence genomic window:
- the tnfsf10l3 gene encoding tumor necrosis factor (ligand) superfamily, member 10 like 3 produces MRRLYKGNTKVYMQHARCGLDSPALHASSEGGERKALASESDYLRSVCSESSSFIMAQPKISVDAPSKLWITTVFVVMVVLQVASTTGLFVYLNMSMAQARSQGVSEELRCLGLLNALEKDQEVPDGLVQLFGEPCIRLAEGIKTYISKVTENIISQHIFQERQTAETRLKVLNGGNQRPSAHLTLRDNGLQGPTSLSPQRDLHQSCRHPVRSWGNQSFGTHLHNMTVSNGRLRIPQTGRYYLYAQVYFRYLTLSNTEYQSSSDSQQVVQCVYKKTAYAQPIQLLKGVGTKCWAPDSENALHSIYQGGMFELRAGDEIFVSVSSPTAVHAEDSSSYFGAFRFDL; encoded by the exons ATGAGACGACTGTATAAAGGAAATACCAAAGTATATATGCAGCACGCGCGATGTGGATTGGACAGTCCAGCGCTGCACG CTTCTTCTGAAGGCGGTGAAAGGAAAGCGCTGGCATCCGAGTCTGATTATCTGCGGTCCGTGTGCAGCGAGTCGAGCTCATTCATCATGGCTCAGCCGAAAATATCCGTGGACGCTCCGTCTAAATTATGGATAACTACCGTGTTTGTAGTCATGGTTGTTCTTCAAGTCGCCTCGACTACTGGATTATTCGTTTATCTCAATATGTCAATGGCTCAG GCCCGGAGTCAGGGTGTGTCTGAGGAGCTGCGCTGTCTTGGGCTGCTGAACGCTCTGGAGAAAGATCAGGAGGTGCCGGATGGTCTGGTACAGCTCTTTGGTGAACCATGCATCAGACTTGCTGAAGGAATTAAGACATATATATCCAAG gttacagaaaacatcatctCTCAGCACATCTTTCAAG AAAGACAAACAGCCGAGACGCGTCTGAAAGTTCTCAATGGTGGGAACCAGCGGCCCTCTGCTCACCTCACCCTCCGAGACAATGGATTACAag gcCCAACATCTTTAAGTCCTCAAAGAGACCTCCACCAGTCCTGCCGTCACCCTGTACGTTCCTGGGGAAACCAGAGCTTCGGCACGCACCTGCACAACATGACGGTGTCCAACGGGCGGCTGCGGATCCCTCAGACGGGACGCTATTACCTGTACGCTCAGGTCTACTTCCGGTACCTCACACTGTCCAACACCGAGTACCAGTCCAGCTCAGATAGCCAGCAggtggtacagtgtgtgtataagaaGACGGCTTATGCACAGCCCATTCAGCTGCTAAAGGGAGTGGGCACCAAGTGCTGGGCCCCGGACAGTGAGAATGCCCTCCATTCCATCTACCAGGGAGGTATGTTTGAGCTGCGAGCAGGAGACGAGATCTTCGTCTCAGTGTCCTCTCCTACCGCAGTGCATGCAGAGGACTCGTCCAGTTACTTTGGAGCCTTTCGCTTTGACCTCTGA
- the clcn5a gene encoding H(+)/Cl(-) exchange transporter 5, with protein sequence MENSGYAESFADMHTATSSDEDLVEIAGATLDFTNTDDVPPLDRDYGSGAGGAGNGTNVVPKLMDLLDEPVPGVGTYEDFNTIDWVREKSKDRDRHREIASQSKESTWALMKSISDAFSGWLLMLFVGLMSGALAGGIDISAHWMTDLKEGVCLIGFWFNHEHCCWNSNETTFQERDKCPQWKSWSELMLGSNDGPFAYVINYLMYVCWALLFSFLAVSLVRAFAPYACGSGIPEIKTILSGFIIRGYLGKWTLMIKTITLVLAVSSGLSLGKEGPLVHVACCCGNILCHLFTKYRKNEAKRREVLSAAAAVGVSVAFGAPIGGVLFSLEEVSYYFPLKTLWRSFFAALVAAFTLRSINPFGNSRLVLFYVEFHSPWHLVELLPFVLLGIFGGIWGAFFIRANIAWCRRRKTTRLGHYPVLEVLVVTALTAVLAFPNSYTRMSTSELISELFNDCSLLDSSQLCNYDNATNIKTNSNTLPDRPAGHQVFTAMWQLALALIFKMLITVVTFGMKVPSGLFIPSMAVGAIAGRLLGVGMEQLAYYNHDWVIFRGWCSPGADCITPGLYAMVGAAACLGGVTRMTVSLVVIMFELTGGLEYIVPLMAATMTSKWVADALGREGIYEAHIRLNGYPFLEPKEEFSHKTLAMDVMRPRRSDPPLSVVTQDGMSVEEVETLIADTSYSGFPVVVSQESQRLVGFVLRRDLVISIENARQRQEGVVSTSRIFFTEYTPPQPPSFPPPLKLRGIMDLSPFTVTDHTAMDIVVDIFRKLGLRQCLVTHNGRLLGIITKKDILKHMAQIANRDPDSILFN encoded by the exons ATGGAGAACTCTGGCTATGCAGAGAGCTTTGCTGACATGCACACGGCCACCAGCAGTGACGAAGACCTGGTGGAAATCGCTGGGGCCACTCTGGATTTCACCAATACCGATGACGTGCCTCCTTTAGACCGGGACTATGGATCAG GTGCAGGTGGAGCTGGGAATGGAACTAATGTGGTTCCTAAACTGATGGACCTTCTAGATGAGCCAGTGCCTGGAGTGGGCACTTACGAAGACTTCAACACTATTGACTGGGTGCGAGAGAAGTCCAAGGACCGGGATCGGCACAGAGAG ATTGCCAGTCAGAGCAAAGAGTCTACATGGGCTTTAATGAAGAGCATCAGTGATGCCTTCTCTGGTTGGCTCCTCATGTTATTCGTTGGATTGATGTCAG GTGCTCTGGCTGGTGGGATTGACATCTCTGCTCACTGGATGACCGACCTGAAGGAAGGAGTATGTCTCATTGGCTTCTGGTTCAACCATGAACACTGCTGCTGGAACTCCAACGAGACCACATTCCAGGAGAGAGACAAATGTCCACAGTGGAAGAGCTGGTCCGAGCTCATGCTTGGCTCCAATGACGGGCCTTTTGCTTACGTCATTAACTATCTTATGTATGTGTGCTGGGCTCTGCTCTTCTCCTTCCTCGCAGTGTCTCTGGTTAGAGCCTTTGCTCCTTATGCCTGTGGCTCTGGTATCCCTGAG ATTAAGACCATCCTCAGTGGGTTCATCATTCGTGGTTACTTGGGCAAGTGGACCCTGATGATTAAAACAATCACTTTGGTGCTTGCTGTGTCGTCTGGTCTGAGTCTGGGCAAAGAGGGCCCATTAGTCCATGTAGCCTGTTGCTGTGGAAATATACTGTGCCATCTTTTTACCAAGTACCGCAAGAATGAGGCCAAAAGGCGAGAG GTACTCTCTGCTGCCGCTGCAGTCGGTGTTTCAGTGGCGTTCGGTGCTCCTATTGGAGGGGTTCTCTTCAGTCTAGAGGAG GTGAGCTATTACTTCCCCTTGAAGACACTGTGGCGTTCTTTCTTCGCTGCCCTTGTGGCAGCCTTCACGCTGCGCTCCATCAACCCATTTGGAAACAGCCGGCTGGTGCTGTTCTATGTGGAGTTTCACTCCCCTTGGCACCTTGTTGAGCTGCTGCCCTTTGTGTTACTGGGCATCTTCGGTGGCATCTGGGGAGCCTTCTTCATTCGGGCGAACATCGCCTGGTGTCGGCGGCGCAAAACCACACGCCTGGGCCACTACCCGGTCCTGGAGGTGCTGGTGGTGACCGCGCTCACAGCTGTGCTGGCCTTCCCCAACAGCTACACGCGCATGAGCACCAGCGAGCTCATTTCAGAGCTGTTCAACGACTGCAGCCTGCTCGACTCCTCCCAGCTGTGCAACTACGATAACGCAACCAACATCAAGACCAACAGCAACACCCTGCCCGACCGACCTGCCGGCCACCAAGTCTTCACCGCCATGTGGCAACTGGCACTGGCGCTCATCTTCAAGATGCTCATCACCGTGGTTACCTTTGGCATGAAG GTTCCTTCAGGTCTGTTCATCCCCAGCATGGCTGTGGGGGCGATTGCAGGAAGGCTGCTGGGCGTGGGCATGGAGCAACTGGCATATTACAACCATGACTGGGTTATCTTTAGGGGCTGGTGCTCACCCGGGGCAGACTGCATCACACCAGGCCTTTATGCGATGGTGGGAGCTGCTGCCTGCTTGG GTGGTGTAACTCGGATGACGGTCTCCCTGGTGGTCATTATGTTTGAGCTGACTGGAGGTCTGGAGTACATTGTGCCCCTAATGGCTGCCACCATGACCAGTAAATGGGTGGCGGACGCACTGGGCCGCGAGGGCATCTACGAGGCCCACATACGTCTGAACGGTTACCCGTTCCTAGAGCCCAAAGAGGAGTTCAGCCACAAAACACTGGCCATGGACGTTATGCGGCCTCGTCGTAGTGATCCCCCGCTCTCGGTCGTTACACAGGATGGCATGAGCGTAGAGGAGGTTGAGACTCTCATTGCTGATACATCTTACAGCGGCTTTCCCGTGGTGGTCTCGCAAGAGTCACAGAGGCTGGTGGGCTTTGTGCTGCGCCGGGATCTCGTCATTTCCATCG AAAATGCTCGGCAACGACAGGAGGGCGTGGTGAGCACATCACGGATTTTCTTCACCGAGTACACTCCGCCCCAGCCCCCTAGCTTCCCCCCTCCCCTGAAGCTACGTGGCATCATGGACCTCAGCCCCTTCACAGTTACCGATCACACCGCCATGGACATTGTAGTGGACATCTTCCGCAAACTTGGGCTGCGCCAGTGTCTCGTCACTCATAATGG ACGCTTACTGGGAATCATCACCAAAAAGGACATTTTAAAGCACATGGCTCAAATAGCCAACCGTGACCCAGACTCCATCCTGTTCAACTGA